Proteins encoded together in one Porites lutea chromosome 2, jaPorLute2.1, whole genome shotgun sequence window:
- the LOC140928609 gene encoding uncharacterized protein, with product MSITLYDEQSNTYEFAESEPNLLKSRNFIKADVTAGTWVLYTYPNYNDKEGGTEDTFKIVKHGVKDVDITSVNGSMFLIDGGIVLFEHFLYGGDRKWFQDSCADVNSIFPSGTAQGVSSAIVFSKNRSVDIFTKPNYEGTKFTLEPGKWYEKLNKGVTGFALNDKLQSFKFNPKA from the exons ATGTCCATCACGTTGTACGATGAACAGTCAAACACGTACGAGTTTGCAGAGTCAGAACCGAATCTACTGAAAAGCCGTAATTTCATAAAAGCCGATGTTACAGCAGGAACCTGGGTCCTCTACACTTATCCAAACTACAATGACAAGGAAGGGGGCACAGAAGACACTTTCAAGATTGTAAAACATGGAGTAAAAGACGTAGACATAACTAGCGTcaatggttccatgttcctgaTAGACGGAGGAATCGTTTTGTTTGAACACTTTCTCTATGGTGGAGACAGAAAG tggtTTCAAGACAGTTGCGCTGATGTGAACAGTATTTTCCCAAGTGGAACAGCTCAAGGCGTCTCCTCTGCTATCGTTTTTTCTAAGAACCGGTCCGTAGACATCTTCACCAAACCCAACTATGAAGGCACGAAATTTACTCTGGAACCAGGAAAGTGGTATGAAAAGTTAAACAAAGGAGTCACGGGATTCGCGCTGAACGACAAATTGCAGAGCTTCAAATTTAATCCAAAAGCTTAA
- the LOC140928606 gene encoding uncharacterized protein has product MSITLYEDEKSFTEGKGVTFTQSRANLLKDGKFTIADVKAGNWIFYERQDYHGPLVKTVRVVEKHVTISGVNGSVFLVENPELILFKDFGYRGERKWFQDNQEDLTGLFPVETEEGEDDKKSGVSSAILLSKNRSVVLFTEANFGGKKYTMQPGEWCEKVKFTDDHQAGQNDKWLSFKFI; this is encoded by the exons ATGTCCATCACGTTGTACGAGGACGAAAAGTCATTTACAGAAGGAAAAGGGGTCACGTTTACACAGTCACGAGCGAATCTTCTCAAAGACGGGAAATTCACAATAGCCGATGTTAAAGCAGGAAACTGGATCTTCTACGAGCGCCAAGACTACCATGGCCCTTTAGTGAAGACAGTAAGAGTTGTTGAAAAACACGTAACCATAAGTGGCGTTAATGGCTCCGTGTTCCTGGTAGAAAATCCCGAACTCATTTTGTTTAAAGACTTTGGCTATCGTGGAGAGAGGAAG tgGTTTCAAGACAATCAGGAAGATCTGACCGGATTATTCCCAGTAGAAACAGAGGAAGGAGAAGACGACAAAAAATCAGGCGTCTCCTCTGCTATCTTGTTGTCTAAGAACCGGTCCGTAGTTTTGTTCACCGAGGCCAATTTTGGAGGCAAGAAATATACTATGCAACCAGGAGAGTGGTGTGAAAAGGTGAAGTTCACGGACGACCACCAGGCGGGACAGAACGACAAATGGCTGAGCTTCAAATTTATCTAA